Below is a genomic region from Persicimonas caeni.
GCTCGCCTCGTAGCCGTCCATGACCGGCATTTGCATGTCCATGACCACGGCATCGAAGGGGTTGCCCGCCTTCTCGGCCTGAGCGACACACGTGATCGCCTCCTTGCCGTTGGCACAGGTGCGCACGACGCCGCCGGCCCGCTCGATGAAATAGCGCGCCAAGAAGCGAATCTCGTGGCGATCGTCGACCACCAACACCCGGCACTCGAGCTTGGGCAGCGGACGGGCCGACTGCGGCTCGGGCATCGTAATGCCTTTTCGCGGCGTCACCATCGCGACGTTTTCGAGCGAGCCGGTCGGCATGATCACCGTAAACGTACTCCCCTCCCCCAGCGTGCTGTCGACTTCGAGGCGGCCGCCCAGCCGCTCGACGAGACGCCGGCAAATCGTCAGGCCGAGCCCGGTGCCGCCGAACTCGCGCGTGACCGAAGTGTCGGCTTGAGCGAATGGCTCGAAGAGCCGGCGCTGATGGGTCTCGCTGATGCCGATGCCGGTGTCGATCACTCGGAAGCGAATCTGCGACTGCGCTTCATCGATGAAGTCGACCTTCAAGACCACGTGGCCGTCGTCGGTGAACTTGATCGCGTTGCCCACGAGGTTGACCAGCACCTGGCGAAGCCGAGTCGGGTCGGTCTCGATGGTCTCGGGCAAATCGCCGTCGTACTCGACTACCAGCGGAATCTGCTTCTCCTGAGCGCGCACGTGCATCAGCGACGACACCTCGGCGACCAACTCGTCGGGGGCCGCGCGTGTCGTATCGATCTCGAGCTTACCGGCTTCGATCTTCGACAAGTCGAGGATGTCGTTGATGATCTCGAGCAGGAAATTGCCGTTGCGTTTGATCGTCTCCACGCAATGGCGATTGTCGGGATCGTCGAGATGGCTCAGCAACACGTCGGCATACCCCAAGATCGCCGTCATCGGCGTGCGAATCTCGTGGCTCATATTCGCCAAGAACTCGCTCTTCGAGCGGTTCGCCGCGTCGGCCTCTTGCTTGGCACGCTCGAGCGCTTCGAGCTCTCGGTCGCGCACACCTTCGGGCAAGGACGTCCCCCCATATAGCTGGAGGGCCTCACGCAACCGGGCATTCTCGGCTTCGAGCTCGCTCAGGCGCGTGTGCAAATCGTTGTTATGATTGATGGTCATTGCGACTCCTGGGACATACCACGTGCAGTCTTCGAACGTGTGCACCGGAGTCGTAATTTCCAATGAGACTACAAATACTTAGAAATACTAAACCTCAGTAGAACTGACCGCCGCCGAGGCTGATGGGGTTGGTAATGTCGCCGTAGAGGGGCAACGCGTAGTCGATGCGGGCGATAAAGCCCTGGATCTTGGGCACGATAAAGCGCAACCCGATGCCGGTGCTCGCCCCCGTGAGCTTGGCGAGATTCGAGAACTCCGTCGAGATACCCGAGGCGTCGGCGAAGACCACGTGTTGGAGCACGACCCAGCGCGTATCGAGCGACGGGATTCGATACTCGAGGTTGGCGAGCCAGTAATGCTCCCCGGCAAACCGGTCGTTGGCGAACCCGCGCACGGTGTCGAGGCCGCCCAGAAAGAACCGGTGCTGGATGGCGTCGATATCGCCGGTGCCGGCGGCCAGGCGCGCGGCGAGGTTCGAGTTGAGCGGCAGCGTCTCGAAGTGGCTCACGCCGGCCAATAGCTTGGTGTAGGTGTGTGTCGAGCCCAGATTCTCGTTGGCGTGCGACAGGCTCACGCTGAACTGCGTGCCGTCGAGCAGGTAGTTGTCTTGGTCGATACGCCCCAACATGGCGCTCAGGCTCATGATGGTCGCGTGGCTCTCGGGCGGAAGCCCCCGCTCACGCTGGAGTTCTTCGATGGTCGGCGACAACCGGTTGTACGAGAAGTCGTCGTTGACGTAGCGCAGCGATAGCTGAGTGCGAAACCACCAGAGCCACTCCTTCCGTAGATACGTGCCGACGGTGAACCGATTGAGCAAAAAGCCGCCGTCGACCTCACCGTCTGCGTCGTAGAGTGTGTATCCTCGGTTTTGCGTGCCTACGTCGATCCCTCCGCGCAGACGCTGCCCGAACATTCGCGGGTGATACAGCCAGCCGTAAAACGAGTTCGCCTCGCCCAACCGCTCGTATTGGCCTCCCACGCCGATATAGTGCCCCAACAGGTTGTCGTCGAAGGCGCCGACGATGAGGCGGTAAGTGCCGCCCCCTCGGTTGAAGCTAAAGATTGGAAGCGTCGTCCACTTCTCGTCGACCGAGATCTGTAGCGCCGCCGCGCGGACGCCCTCGGGCAAGACCTTCGTGGTCTGCACATCGACCAACTCGTAGCGGACTTTGCGAAAGAGCCCGGTGTTGCGAACGCGCTGGACGCTCTCTTCGATCGAGTCGACGCTCGCCGTCTCACCCTCCTCGACGATCAACTCTCGACGCACGACGTACGGCTCGGTGCGCTCGAGCCCTTCGATAGTGACGGTGTCGACGAAGATATGCCCGGGCTTCTCGGCGCCCTCCTCTCCATCTCCGGCGGCCGTACCGGTTCTGGGGGACAGAAGGCACACCAGCGCGGCCAAGAGTGCGGCCGCAGTGCCCAGCATGCGTCTAGTCGTCACGAAATCGCTCGAGCTCGTATTGTGAGACTTTGCGGATGAGATTGCGTCGGCTTACTCCAAGGTTACGCGCGGTCTGGCTCTTGTTCCACCCGGTTTCGCGAAGCCCCTGCAAGATCATGGTCCGCTCGAGCTGCTCGATGGCGTCGGGAAGCTCCATATCCTCGTAGAGCGGAAAGTCGGGCTCCTCACCCTGCGGGTTGATGCGCTGCGAGAGCATCATGGCGTCGATGACCTCGTCGTCGCCCGACATGATCACCAGCCGCTCGATTTCGTTTTCGAGCTCGCGCACGTTGCCCGGCCACTCGTGAGACTGGAGCAAAGACAGACACTCCTCGCTCAGCCGCTTGAGGGGGCGGTTGTGGCGCTTGGCCGCCGCCGACAAGAAGTGGTTGGCCAGCACCTCGATGTCGGCGCGGCGTCGGCGAAGCGGCGGCGACATCAGGTTGATGACGTTGATGCGAAAGAAGAGGTCCTTGCGGAATTGACCTTGCCGCACGAGCGCCTGCAGGTCCTGGTTGGTTGCGCACAGAACGCGCACATCGACCTTTCGGACCGTGTTACCGCCCACGGGCATGTAGGTTCCCTCCTGCAAAAAGCGCAGCAGCTTGACCTGCAGATGCAGGTCCATGTCGCCGATCTCGTCGAGGAACAAGGTGCCGCCGTCTGCTTCCTGGAGCAGCCCGATCCGGTCGCGGTGCGCCCCCGAGAACGCTCCTTTGCGGTGGCCGAAGAGCTCGCTGGCGATGAGGTCGCCGGGGATGGCGGCGCAGTTCAACGCCACG
It encodes:
- a CDS encoding response regulator, translating into MTINHNNDLHTRLSELEAENARLREALQLYGGTSLPEGVRDRELEALERAKQEADAANRSKSEFLANMSHEIRTPMTAILGYADVLLSHLDDPDNRHCVETIKRNGNFLLEIINDILDLSKIEAGKLEIDTTRAAPDELVAEVSSLMHVRAQEKQIPLVVEYDGDLPETIETDPTRLRQVLVNLVGNAIKFTDDGHVVLKVDFIDEAQSQIRFRVIDTGIGISETHQRRLFEPFAQADTSVTREFGGTGLGLTICRRLVERLGGRLEVDSTLGEGSTFTVIMPTGSLENVAMVTPRKGITMPEPQSARPLPKLECRVLVVDDRHEIRFLARYFIERAGGVVRTCANGKEAITCVAQAEKAGNPFDAVVMDMQMPVMDGYEASRRLRQEGYEGTIVALTANAMRGDRKKCLEAGCNGYVRKPIDGPCLVELLAEHISDETSSDEQSCAQPLVEPEVMVQEKGGQTSDTGKRILLVDDSKDLGEALAMLLKMRGHQVCVRLDGKSALEAAPDFEPDIVLLDLGLPDLDGYTVLKELKKLENLAETRFLAVSGRSGQAVSQRSIAEGFDHHVVKPVSAETLTSLIQH
- a CDS encoding BamA/TamA family outer membrane protein; translated protein: MTTRRMLGTAAALLAALVCLLSPRTGTAAGDGEEGAEKPGHIFVDTVTIEGLERTEPYVVRRELIVEEGETASVDSIEESVQRVRNTGLFRKVRYELVDVQTTKVLPEGVRAAALQISVDEKWTTLPIFSFNRGGGTYRLIVGAFDDNLLGHYIGVGGQYERLGEANSFYGWLYHPRMFGQRLRGGIDVGTQNRGYTLYDADGEVDGGFLLNRFTVGTYLRKEWLWWFRTQLSLRYVNDDFSYNRLSPTIEELQRERGLPPESHATIMSLSAMLGRIDQDNYLLDGTQFSVSLSHANENLGSTHTYTKLLAGVSHFETLPLNSNLAARLAAGTGDIDAIQHRFFLGGLDTVRGFANDRFAGEHYWLANLEYRIPSLDTRWVVLQHVVFADASGISTEFSNLAKLTGASTGIGLRFIVPKIQGFIARIDYALPLYGDITNPISLGGGQFY
- a CDS encoding sigma-54 interaction domain-containing protein yields the protein MIDWNKLTLQPAISRLGSLLREQFGVWVGFVDADGAHHPIGGEHVPLHKPACTKLAATSALSNQSEGQRTCAQSLRRWATAEEDEDPVEASCHAGFSSMLFRLDAYEGADQCCLYVSGYVRSELAHRALGEIRETLETAEFFADDGDESEEAIDAIPRLDRKDRSFMRTVGKSIVEEVGRLLSADEPDDDVAINTPGESFHGMVGTSRQVLDLFETIRIIAGSNSTVLIQGENGTGKELIARALHLESHRKDAPFVALNCAAIPGDLIASELFGHRKGAFSGAHRDRIGLLQEADGGTLFLDEIGDMDLHLQVKLLRFLQEGTYMPVGGNTVRKVDVRVLCATNQDLQALVRQGQFRKDLFFRINVINLMSPPLRRRRADIEVLANHFLSAAAKRHNRPLKRLSEECLSLLQSHEWPGNVRELENEIERLVIMSGDDEVIDAMMLSQRINPQGEEPDFPLYEDMELPDAIEQLERTMILQGLRETGWNKSQTARNLGVSRRNLIRKVSQYELERFRDD